Genomic DNA from Thiosocius teredinicola:
GAGCTTGATGCGATCGAACCCCGCAGCCTGGGCGGCATCAAGGCCGCGCATCACGCGGTCGAACTTGCCGGTCCGGGTGATCGTCGCGTAGCGATCCTCGCGCAGCGTATCGAGGCTGACGTTGAGTCGGTGTACGCCGGCATCGCGCAATGAGTCGGCGAAACGATCGAGTTGCGTGCCGTTGGTCGTCAGCGTCAGGTCCTCCAGGCCATCGAGCGCGCCGAGTTCGCGGAACACCTTGAGGATATCGCGGCGGTGCAACGGTTCGCCGCCGGTAATACGAATCTTATTGACGCCGAGCGCAACGAACGCGCTGCCGATGCGCACGACCTCTTCGAGAGACAATAGACTGGAGCGTGGCAGGAACGTCATGTCTTCGGCCATGCAGTACACACACCGCAGATCGCAGCGGTCGGTTACCGAGATGCGCAAATACCGCACCTCGCGACCGAAACGGTCGACCAATTCCGCTGCCGGCTTGTTCTGGTTATCAGGCATCGCTGTCTCCGTGCATTGCGCATTCACGAAGCAAGTTGCATACCCCTTGATCAGCCCGGCCGGTCAGGCTGCCCGTTGCGCTGTGGATGCGGGGTTTTCATGGATGCATCGGAGCACCTCGGACGACGCAGAAGTGGTGTCTTCTGACCCTACCGGACAACCGGGGTGGGACAAATTGCGCCACCAGCGCGTGATTTCCCGTCGGATTTTTCGGTCATAGCGTGTTTTTGAGCATGCGTTTCCAATGGTACGCAACTTGCTCAATGACATGGCTGAAGCCAGGAGGTACGCCATGCCAAACGACGCCACCGAACCTGACAGACTGGCAGCCGGTTTTCCGGTTGCGGTCATGATGGAACGCCGACCTGCCACGAGTCCGTGGGTCGATCACGTCTGGAAAGCGGTCGCCATCACGGTTGGACGACACGCCCAAGGCGGCGCCATGTCGCTGGTGCGCGACGATGGCGAAACCGCGTTGTTCCTGGTCGGCGGACTGCAGGTGCGATTGCACGTCGACGAATGCGAGAGCTACTACCACAACATGGTGTGCGGCACGCCGCGCGCCTACGTGGTCGCCCACCCCGCCGCCGACATCAACGGTGCCCCCAGGCCTTTCATCGTCAGCCTGAGTTTCGACGAAGCACATGCCTATCTCGAAGGCGAAGACGAGATCTACGACGTCGACATACCGCCGGAACTGTATCGCTGGACCGAGGCGTTCGTCGTCGAAAACTACTTTCCGGAAAAGAAGGTCAAACGCAAGTTGCAGGACTGGCGTGCACAGGACGGAGGTAAGCGCGCCTGATGCGTGACAAATTGTCAGACACGGTCGAGCACTCACGCGCCGGCACCGACGAAAGCTTCTTGCAACGCTTCAGCCGCCTGAAGACCGAGGCA
This window encodes:
- a CDS encoding DUF3305 domain-containing protein, whose translation is MPNDATEPDRLAAGFPVAVMMERRPATSPWVDHVWKAVAITVGRHAQGGAMSLVRDDGETALFLVGGLQVRLHVDECESYYHNMVCGTPRAYVVAHPAADINGAPRPFIVSLSFDEAHAYLEGEDEIYDVDIPPELYRWTEAFVVENYFPEKKVKRKLQDWRAQDGGKRA